A window of Acidobacteriota bacterium genomic DNA:
TCGCGCCGGCGGCGCTCGAGGCGCGGATTCGGCAACTGGTCGACGAACTCGAGATGAATGATTTCGCCGGCCGGCCGTGCTCGACGCTGTCGACCGGGCAGCGGCAGCGGGCCAATATCGCGCGCGCATTCCTGCACGACCCCGACCTGCTGATTCTCGACGAGCCGACCGCGGCCCTCGACGTGGTCTCGGGGCAGTTCATCGTCGAATCGATCCGTCGGCAGCGCGCCGCCGGGCGCGCCGTGCTGTTCTCGACGCACATCATGAGCGAAGCCGAGTACCTCTGCGACCGGATTGTGCTCCTGCATGAAGGCCGCATCATCGACCAGGGGACCCTGGAGATGCTGCTTGAGCGATCGGGGAGCCGGAACCTGACCGACGCGTTCCTTCACCAGATCGGCCGCGAGGCGGTGACGTCGGGGATGGCGGCGACGTCATGAGGCTTCACCTGGTTCGCACCATCGTCTTCAAGGAACTTACCGAGACGCTGCGTGATCGCCGCACGCTGTTGATGATGGTCGCGCTTCCCGTGCTGCTGTATCCGATCATCATCATGGGGTTCGGCAAGCTCCAGGAATCCACCCGGGAAGCGACCGAGGGGCGGGAATCCCGCGTGGCCGTCTGGGGCAGCGGGCTCTCCGGACTGGAGAACGCGCTGAAGCGTGAGGGCAAGCTCCAGGTGGAAGCCTGGGCCCATGCGCCGCGCGATGTGAAGGAGGGGCTCGAGCAAGGCACGTTGAAGAGGCCGGCGCTCTCGGCCAAGACCGAGAAGGACGCGGCCGGAGCGCGCGATCGCTCGGGCGATCCCGTCCGCGGGACAACCGAATCGGCCTCGCCCGTGCTGGACGC
This region includes:
- a CDS encoding ABC transporter ATP-binding protein translates to MIPTLVAEGLVKRFGAVSAVQQVSVSVASGEVVGLLGPNGAGKTTTLRMLAGILTPDEGHVRIGGTDIHEYPLEAKRRLGFLSGDTQLYQRLSTIEVLRYFGRLYSVAPAALEARIRQLVDELEMNDFAGRPCSTLSTGQRQRANIARAFLHDPDLLILDEPTAALDVVSGQFIVESIRRQRAAGRAVLFSTHIMSEAEYLCDRIVLLHEGRIIDQGTLEMLLERSGSRNLTDAFLHQIGREAVTSGMAATS